In a single window of the Aminomonas paucivorans DSM 12260 genome:
- the arcA gene encoding arginine deiminase: MVSSEIGRLRSVLLHRPGKEVENLTPDLMDRLLFDDIPYLEIARQEHDAFAKILTDRGVEVLYLEDLAAEALEDREVRGRFVEDFLAEGHIPGEGTKAALRELFLGLPVREMVDRMMAGVRRTEVPQGRSRSLADRLDTDNPFAVDPLPNLYFTRDPFATIGTGITLNHMRTETRNRETLFAQYIFRHHPRFRDCTIPLWFDRHETTSLEGGDELILSPEALAIGISQRTDAASVEMLARRIFQDGQTFQTVLAFNIPKKRAFMHLDTVFTMVDRDKFTIHPEIEGPLQVFSLTRRGQDVHIEEEHATLEDVLKRTLGLDRVTLIRCAGSDPVDAPREQWNDGSNTLAIAPGEVVVYSRNYVTNRILQENGITTHVMPSSELSRGRGGPRCMSMPLVRDAV, from the coding sequence ATGGTATCGTCCGAGATCGGACGATTGAGATCGGTGCTGCTGCACCGGCCGGGGAAGGAAGTGGAGAACCTGACCCCGGACCTGATGGACCGGCTCCTCTTCGACGACATCCCCTACCTGGAGATCGCCCGGCAGGAACACGACGCCTTCGCCAAGATCCTCACCGATCGGGGTGTGGAGGTGCTCTACCTGGAAGACCTGGCCGCGGAGGCCCTGGAGGACCGGGAGGTCCGGGGCCGCTTCGTGGAGGATTTCCTGGCGGAGGGACACATCCCCGGAGAGGGAACCAAGGCGGCCCTGCGGGAACTCTTCCTGGGCCTGCCGGTCCGGGAGATGGTGGACCGCATGATGGCGGGGGTGCGACGAACCGAGGTCCCCCAGGGACGATCCCGATCCCTGGCGGACCGACTCGACACGGACAACCCCTTCGCCGTCGACCCCCTTCCCAACCTCTACTTCACCCGCGACCCCTTCGCCACCATCGGAACCGGCATCACCCTGAACCACATGCGCACCGAGACCCGCAACCGCGAGACCCTCTTCGCCCAATACATCTTCCGGCACCACCCCCGCTTCCGTGACTGCACCATCCCCCTCTGGTTCGACCGCCACGAGACCACCTCCCTGGAGGGAGGGGACGAGCTCATCCTGAGCCCCGAGGCCCTGGCCATCGGGATTTCCCAGAGGACCGACGCCGCCTCGGTGGAGATGCTGGCGAGGCGGATCTTCCAGGACGGCCAGACCTTCCAGACCGTGTTGGCCTTCAACATCCCCAAGAAACGGGCCTTCATGCACCTGGACACGGTGTTCACCATGGTGGACCGGGACAAGTTCACCATCCATCCGGAAATCGAAGGACCTCTTCAGGTCTTTTCTCTCACCCGCCGGGGGCAGGACGTGCACATCGAGGAAGAGCACGCCACCCTGGAGGACGTCCTCAAGCGCACCCTGGGGCTGGATCGGGTGACCCTGATCCGCTGCGCCGGGAGCGACCCCGTGGATGCGCCCCGGGAGCAGTGGAACGACGGTTCCAACACCCTGGCCATCGCCCCCGGGGAGGTGGTGGTGTACTCCCGGAACTACGTCACCAACCGGATCCTCCAGGAGAACGGGATCACCACCCACGTGATGCCCAGCTCCGAACTCTCCCGGGGTCGGGGCGGTCCCCGCTGCATGAGCATGCCCCTGGTGCGGGACGCGGTCTAG
- a CDS encoding methyl-accepting chemotaxis protein has protein sequence MSLRAKLLAPLVLAAALPALSLALSLIHPGGGLPRSFQMGLAFLGLLLLPGAWVYYGRTLLSPLRALEEAAEGLSQGGGDLNRRIPGAGGDELGRTAGAFNGFLESLRRALNVSTGAFRDGAFHSSHVNRELGAFVESLRGMDATLREGQEGVERITGAMEEQAAGIEELSATGQTLAQMAEDLNRTAGTIAQEAEEGRASLSGVEESLASLRERMEELGSLSKGLSERAGGIHQVVRMITEIADQTNLLALNAAIEAARAGEAGRGFAVVADEVRSLAEESRKAAASIGESLRDLVSGVEDSSREVLAMGGQVDRLSERSSVSSRTIGTILEQVTGLGDLSQNVAASAQEQGASVHEMAEAAQSVTQEATALSERMAGLVETMEAMGEVAGELGQEMASLSGQSTRVLESLGSYRILSDGELAAVFDGAVEAHGKWMEGLERLARGERVSLETDGHRCRFGLVYHSTPAPGGMDREWREIDGLHQELHRLAHRVEQARKEGDGGALEETLRKARTLSGDLTVRFRTLAEGLRGAGRGGIPALRG, from the coding sequence ATGTCCCTGCGCGCGAAGCTCCTGGCTCCCCTTGTCCTGGCGGCGGCCCTTCCGGCCCTTTCCCTGGCCCTCTCCCTCATCCACCCGGGAGGGGGTCTTCCGAGATCCTTCCAGATGGGGCTGGCTTTCCTGGGGCTTTTGCTCCTCCCCGGGGCCTGGGTCTACTACGGGAGGACCCTGCTGTCCCCCCTGCGAGCCTTGGAGGAGGCCGCGGAGGGTCTCTCCCAGGGGGGCGGCGACCTGAACCGCCGAATCCCCGGGGCAGGGGGAGACGAGCTGGGCCGGACCGCCGGGGCCTTCAACGGCTTTCTGGAAAGCCTTCGGAGAGCCCTGAACGTCTCCACCGGGGCCTTCCGGGACGGGGCCTTCCACTCTTCCCACGTGAACCGGGAGCTGGGGGCCTTCGTGGAGTCCCTTCGAGGCATGGACGCCACCCTCCGGGAGGGGCAGGAGGGGGTGGAACGGATCACCGGGGCCATGGAGGAGCAGGCCGCGGGGATCGAGGAGCTTTCCGCCACCGGCCAGACCCTGGCGCAGATGGCGGAGGACCTGAACCGCACCGCCGGGACCATCGCCCAGGAGGCGGAGGAGGGGCGGGCCTCCCTGTCGGGGGTGGAGGAATCCCTGGCGTCCCTTCGCGAGCGCATGGAGGAGCTGGGCTCTCTCTCCAAGGGACTTTCGGAGCGGGCCGGGGGGATCCACCAGGTGGTCCGGATGATCACGGAGATCGCGGACCAGACGAACCTGCTGGCCCTGAACGCCGCCATCGAGGCGGCCCGGGCGGGAGAGGCGGGACGGGGTTTCGCGGTGGTGGCGGACGAGGTCCGTTCCCTGGCGGAGGAGAGCCGGAAGGCCGCGGCCTCCATCGGCGAGAGCCTGCGGGACCTGGTCTCGGGGGTGGAGGATTCCTCCCGGGAGGTTCTGGCCATGGGAGGGCAGGTGGACCGCCTCTCGGAGCGGAGCTCCGTCTCCTCCCGCACCATCGGGACCATCCTGGAACAGGTGACGGGGCTTGGGGATCTCTCCCAGAACGTGGCGGCCAGCGCCCAGGAGCAGGGGGCTTCGGTGCACGAGATGGCCGAGGCCGCCCAGAGCGTGACCCAGGAGGCCACGGCCCTTTCGGAGCGCATGGCCGGCCTGGTGGAGACCATGGAAGCCATGGGGGAGGTGGCCGGGGAGCTGGGGCAGGAGATGGCGTCCCTCTCCGGCCAGTCCACCCGGGTGCTGGAGTCCCTGGGAAGTTACCGGATCCTCTCCGACGGGGAGCTGGCGGCGGTGTTCGACGGGGCGGTGGAGGCCCACGGGAAGTGGATGGAGGGGCTGGAGCGCCTCGCCCGGGGAGAGCGGGTCTCCCTGGAGACGGACGGACACCGCTGCCGGTTCGGCCTGGTGTACCACTCCACCCCCGCTCCCGGGGGTATGGATCGGGAGTGGAGGGAGATCGACGGCCTCCATCAGGAGCTGCACCGGCTGGCCCACCGGGTGGAGCAGGCCCGGAAGGAAGGGGACGGAGGAGCCCTGGAGGAGACGCTGCGGAAGGCCCGCACCCTGAGCGGGGACCTGACCGTCCGGTTCCGGACCTTGGCGGAGGGGCTGCGGGGGGCCGGTCGGGGCGGGATTCCCGCCCTTCGCGGGTAG
- a CDS encoding DUF1036 domain-containing protein, which produces MRHVWKRLCLTLCLCVLSTAAWGASVPIQISNRSGQTLSVAVHYLNPQKQWVTEGWWVFEPGELSTLKGIETTNRYLYVYAEGTDDAVWDGRGEKDAVTLWVVDGKFRTLGNRKPAGTDPVQVLFSICEVDDKGLFYVQFDK; this is translated from the coding sequence GTGCGCCACGTCTGGAAACGCCTCTGCCTGACCCTCTGCCTCTGCGTCCTGTCCACGGCGGCATGGGGAGCCTCCGTGCCCATCCAGATCTCCAACCGCTCCGGCCAGACCCTCTCGGTGGCGGTGCACTACCTGAACCCTCAGAAGCAGTGGGTCACCGAGGGATGGTGGGTCTTCGAACCCGGGGAACTCTCCACGCTGAAGGGCATCGAGACGACCAACCGCTACCTCTACGTCTACGCCGAGGGAACGGATGACGCGGTCTGGGACGGCCGGGGGGAGAAGGACGCCGTCACCCTCTGGGTGGTGGACGGAAAGTTCAGGACCCTGGGAAACCGCAAGCCCGCCGGGACCGATCCGGTGCAGGTCCTCTTCTCCATCTGCGAGGTGGACGACAAGGGACTCTTCTACGTCCAGTTCGACAAGTAG
- a CDS encoding FAD-dependent oxidoreductase: MGKNVLVVGGVACGAKVAARLRRLDPERTIRILEKGDTLSYAACGLPFLVGGTVPELKDLITTPVGVVRDAHFFRAVKDVEVLTGHLATRIDRAARVVTAVETATGEEKSFPYDQLVLATGASPVLPPLPGADLPGVTPLWNPSDALSMKQALDAGSVREAVVVGAGLVGLEAAEALVERGVKVTVVELLGHPLAALLDRDFGALMAQALRAAGVDFRSGTRVTGFEGEKGVLSGVRVEGEVIPAQLALVAVGVRPNVQLARDAGLEIGALGGILVDRQGRTSDPDIFAGGDCVQTFHALTGATVRQPMGSTANRQGRVIADNLAGLDTPFGGVLGTAVLRFGKTTAGRTGLSEEAAREAGFDPVGVTVTNADIPHFMPGSAPLVLRLLADRSTRRLLGAQVFGPGRGDKRLDVLATACACGATVDVLADVDLAYAPPFSSALDVVTHGANALRNKLDGRMDSCSPSELRERLEEGAVLLDVRSPSERKEQGTLPYDGVVSIPLGQLASRAEELPRDREIVAFCKISVRGWDAVGILKGKGFRRISVLEGGVVGWPYGLVRE, translated from the coding sequence ATGGGCAAGAACGTGTTGGTGGTGGGGGGCGTGGCCTGCGGGGCCAAGGTGGCGGCTCGACTTCGGCGGCTGGACCCGGAGAGGACGATCCGCATCCTGGAGAAGGGGGACACCCTGAGCTATGCCGCCTGCGGCCTGCCCTTCCTGGTGGGAGGGACGGTGCCGGAGCTGAAGGACCTGATCACCACCCCCGTGGGGGTGGTGCGGGATGCCCACTTCTTCCGGGCGGTGAAGGACGTGGAGGTGCTCACGGGGCACCTGGCCACCCGGATCGACCGGGCCGCCAGGGTGGTGACCGCCGTGGAGACCGCCACAGGGGAGGAGAAGTCCTTCCCCTACGATCAGCTGGTCCTGGCCACCGGGGCCTCCCCGGTCCTGCCTCCCCTCCCCGGGGCGGATCTGCCCGGTGTGACCCCCCTGTGGAACCCCTCCGACGCCCTTTCCATGAAGCAGGCCCTGGACGCGGGGTCCGTGCGGGAGGCGGTGGTGGTGGGGGCCGGACTGGTGGGGCTGGAGGCGGCGGAGGCTCTGGTGGAGCGGGGGGTGAAGGTGACGGTGGTGGAGCTGCTGGGGCACCCCCTGGCGGCCCTGCTGGACCGGGACTTCGGCGCTCTCATGGCCCAGGCCCTTCGGGCGGCGGGGGTGGACTTCCGTTCCGGCACCCGGGTGACGGGCTTCGAGGGGGAGAAGGGGGTCCTCTCGGGGGTGCGCGTGGAAGGGGAGGTGATCCCCGCCCAGCTGGCCCTGGTGGCCGTGGGGGTCCGACCCAACGTGCAGCTGGCCCGGGACGCGGGGCTGGAGATCGGCGCCCTGGGGGGAATCCTGGTGGACCGCCAGGGACGTACCTCCGACCCGGACATCTTCGCCGGGGGGGACTGCGTCCAGACCTTCCACGCCCTCACGGGGGCCACGGTGAGGCAGCCCATGGGCTCCACCGCCAACCGGCAGGGGCGGGTCATCGCGGACAACCTGGCGGGGTTGGACACGCCCTTCGGCGGGGTGCTGGGCACCGCGGTGCTGCGTTTCGGGAAGACCACCGCAGGGCGCACGGGGCTTTCGGAGGAGGCGGCCCGGGAGGCGGGCTTCGACCCCGTGGGGGTCACGGTCACCAACGCGGACATCCCCCACTTCATGCCCGGCTCCGCCCCCCTGGTGCTGCGTCTCCTGGCGGATCGGTCCACCCGCCGTCTCCTGGGGGCCCAGGTGTTCGGCCCCGGCCGGGGGGACAAGCGTCTGGACGTGCTGGCCACGGCCTGCGCCTGCGGGGCCACGGTGGACGTGCTGGCGGACGTGGACCTGGCCTATGCTCCCCCCTTCTCCTCCGCTCTGGACGTGGTGACCCACGGGGCCAACGCCCTGCGCAACAAGCTGGACGGGCGCATGGACTCCTGTTCCCCCTCGGAGCTTCGGGAAAGGCTGGAGGAGGGGGCGGTGCTGCTGGACGTGCGTTCCCCGTCGGAACGAAAGGAGCAGGGCACGCTGCCCTACGACGGGGTGGTCTCCATCCCCCTGGGACAGCTGGCGTCGCGGGCGGAGGAGCTGCCCCGGGATCGGGAGATCGTGGCGTTCTGCAAGATCTCCGTGCGGGGCTGGGACGCCGTGGGGATCCTGAAGGGCAAGGGGTTCCGCCGGATCTCGGTGCTGGAGGGAGGGGTGGTGGGCTGGCCCTACGGGCTGGTCCGGGAGTAG
- a CDS encoding Lrp/AsnC family transcriptional regulator gives MDALDRKLLEDLTSEGRISYAELGRKYGLTRVSIKERIDKLRGEGIIENFTITISPEATGKHVSAFFEIDVEPFHLDNIARTLAQEDTVENLYLMTGSSTLHMHALLRDMEDLERFVLERIYSLKGITRVQTHMILKRYKSRKGGLRL, from the coding sequence ATGGACGCCCTGGACAGGAAACTGCTGGAGGACCTGACTTCGGAAGGTCGGATCAGCTACGCCGAGCTGGGACGCAAGTACGGCCTCACCCGGGTGAGCATCAAGGAGCGCATCGACAAGCTGCGGGGCGAGGGGATCATCGAGAACTTCACCATCACCATCAGCCCCGAGGCCACGGGAAAACACGTCTCCGCCTTCTTCGAGATCGACGTGGAACCCTTCCACCTGGACAACATCGCCCGGACCCTGGCGCAGGAGGACACGGTGGAGAACCTCTACCTCATGACGGGCTCCAGCACCCTCCACATGCACGCCCTGCTGCGGGACATGGAGGACCTGGAGCGGTTCGTCCTGGAGCGCATCTACTCCCTCAAGGGCATCACCCGGGTCCAGACCCACATGATCCTCAAGCGTTACAAAAGCCGCAAGGGCGGCCTGCGGCTCTAA
- the arcD gene encoding arginine-ornithine antiporter has translation MSEDKKLGFFALVALVVGSMIGGGVFSLPSDMAQGAHPGAILLGWLITGVGMITLALAYQNLSLRKPELDGGVYSYAKAGFGDFVGFNSAWGYWLSAWLGNVAYVTLLFGAISYFIPAFGDQKFAVAGASVVIWGIHFLVLRGVREAAIVNLVTTVAKLVPLLVFLAFILLAFKADLFRADFWGTGGAFQWGQVMEQVRSTMMVTLWVFIGIEGAVVVSGRAKERRDVGAATVVGLLGTLAIYVLISAVSLGVLPREQLTKLDNPTTAYILEAVVGPWGATLINLGLIVSLLGATLGWTLLAAEIPFVAAKDGVLPKLFAGENEKGSPKNSLWITNGLIQLFLVITLFSESTYQALYTIASAAILVPYLFSALYQLKLAVTGEAYGPQESRGRDTFLGLVASVYALWLIYAAGLEYLLMCAILYAPGAFFYWKAKNEAGQKAFRPFETLVMGGLVAAAVVALVLMQRGVISPL, from the coding sequence ATGTCGGAAGACAAGAAACTCGGCTTCTTCGCGTTGGTGGCGTTGGTGGTGGGGTCCATGATCGGCGGCGGGGTCTTCAGCCTCCCCTCCGACATGGCCCAAGGGGCCCATCCCGGAGCCATCCTCCTGGGATGGCTCATCACCGGGGTGGGCATGATCACCCTGGCCCTGGCGTACCAGAACCTGTCCCTGCGCAAGCCCGAGCTGGACGGGGGGGTGTACAGCTACGCCAAGGCGGGCTTCGGGGACTTCGTGGGCTTCAACTCCGCCTGGGGCTACTGGCTCAGCGCGTGGCTGGGCAACGTGGCCTACGTCACCCTGCTCTTCGGGGCCATCAGCTACTTCATCCCCGCCTTCGGAGACCAGAAGTTCGCCGTGGCGGGGGCCTCCGTGGTCATCTGGGGCATCCACTTCCTGGTGCTCCGGGGGGTGCGGGAGGCGGCCATCGTCAACCTGGTCACCACGGTGGCGAAGCTGGTGCCTCTGCTGGTGTTCCTGGCCTTCATCCTCCTGGCCTTCAAGGCGGACCTCTTCCGGGCGGACTTCTGGGGAACCGGGGGCGCCTTCCAGTGGGGCCAGGTGATGGAGCAGGTGCGCAGCACCATGATGGTCACCCTGTGGGTCTTCATCGGCATCGAGGGGGCCGTGGTGGTCTCCGGCCGGGCGAAGGAGCGCCGGGACGTGGGGGCCGCCACGGTGGTGGGCCTCCTGGGCACCCTGGCCATCTACGTGCTCATCTCCGCGGTCTCCCTGGGGGTCCTGCCCCGGGAGCAGCTCACGAAGCTGGACAACCCCACCACGGCCTACATCCTGGAGGCGGTGGTGGGTCCCTGGGGGGCCACCCTGATCAACCTGGGGCTCATCGTCTCCCTCCTGGGGGCCACCCTGGGCTGGACCCTGCTGGCGGCGGAGATCCCCTTCGTGGCCGCCAAGGACGGGGTGCTCCCCAAGCTCTTCGCCGGGGAGAACGAAAAGGGATCCCCCAAGAACTCCCTGTGGATCACCAACGGGCTCATCCAGCTCTTCCTGGTGATCACCCTCTTCTCCGAGAGTACCTACCAGGCCCTCTACACCATCGCCAGCGCCGCCATCCTGGTGCCCTACCTCTTCAGCGCCCTCTACCAGCTGAAGCTGGCGGTGACCGGAGAGGCCTACGGGCCCCAGGAAAGCCGGGGCAGGGACACCTTCCTGGGCCTGGTGGCGTCGGTGTACGCCCTGTGGCTCATCTACGCCGCGGGGCTGGAGTACCTGCTCATGTGCGCCATCCTCTACGCCCCCGGGGCCTTCTTCTACTGGAAGGCGAAGAACGAGGCGGGACAGAAGGCCTTCCGCCCCTTCGAGACCCTGGTCATGGGGGGGCTCGTGGCGGCGGCGGTCGTCGCCCTGGTGCTGATGCAGCGAGGGGTCATCAGCCCCCTCTAG
- a CDS encoding MGDG synthase family glycosyltransferase yields the protein MQPLGVLYAQAGNGHRSAALAIREALSAPAALVDLLGFAPSWFRALVSRGYETLGERAHRPCEAVYRVTDRLREESALVRVLDRVSTGVLEPFRRFVEDNPFREILCTHFLPLPLLARLRAEGLYRGRLSVCVTDFGLHRFWVHPEVDRYFCASTSVAQQLADHRVPPERIRVTGIPVRRAFRELHRNLRRPGPASPLRVLFCASSIPERQVLRMLETLGGLGIPLRVCLVAGRSRSLLEKLRDYRPSPLLDLTRIGYASDLPQRMREADLLVTKPGGLVASEALCAGLPLVLTSPIPLQETLNARYLESVGAGHLETEAKGVARRIAWYREDPSRVIRASGRALAAARPEAARNIAQALEEDFRLPGLPRIAQKLPEAVGA from the coding sequence ATGCAGCCCTTGGGGGTGCTCTACGCTCAGGCGGGAAACGGACACCGCAGCGCGGCCCTGGCGATTCGGGAGGCCCTTTCGGCTCCCGCGGCTCTGGTGGATCTTCTGGGGTTCGCCCCTTCCTGGTTTCGGGCCCTCGTCTCCCGAGGCTACGAGACCCTGGGGGAACGGGCCCACCGGCCCTGCGAGGCGGTGTACCGCGTCACGGATCGGCTGAGGGAGGAAAGCGCCCTGGTACGGGTCCTGGACCGGGTCTCCACCGGCGTCCTGGAACCCTTCCGCCGCTTCGTGGAGGACAACCCCTTCCGGGAGATCCTCTGCACCCACTTCCTTCCCCTGCCCCTGCTGGCCCGCCTTCGGGCGGAGGGACTCTACCGGGGGCGCCTCTCCGTCTGCGTCACCGACTTCGGCCTCCATCGCTTCTGGGTGCACCCGGAGGTGGACCGCTACTTCTGCGCCAGCACCTCCGTGGCCCAGCAGCTTGCGGACCACCGGGTGCCGCCGGAGCGGATCCGCGTCACCGGCATCCCCGTGCGCCGGGCCTTTCGGGAACTCCACCGGAACCTGCGCCGCCCCGGCCCCGCCTCGCCCCTACGGGTCCTCTTCTGCGCCAGCTCCATCCCGGAACGACAGGTCCTTCGGATGCTGGAAACCCTGGGGGGCCTGGGAATCCCCCTGCGGGTCTGCCTGGTGGCGGGACGAAGCCGGAGCCTCCTGGAAAAGCTCCGGGACTACCGCCCCTCCCCCCTCCTGGACCTGACCCGCATCGGCTACGCCTCGGACCTCCCCCAGCGGATGAGGGAGGCGGACCTCCTGGTGACCAAGCCGGGAGGACTGGTGGCCAGCGAGGCCCTCTGCGCGGGGCTGCCCCTGGTGCTCACCTCCCCCATCCCCCTTCAGGAGACCCTCAACGCCCGCTACCTGGAGAGCGTCGGGGCGGGACACCTGGAGACGGAGGCGAAGGGGGTGGCCCGAAGGATCGCCTGGTACCGGGAGGACCCGAGCCGGGTGATCCGGGCCTCCGGGCGTGCCCTGGCCGCGGCCCGGCCCGAGGCGGCCCGCAACATCGCCCAGGCCCTGGAGGAGGACTTCCGGCTTCCCGGCCTTCCCCGTATCGCCCAGAAGCTCCCGGAGGCGGTGGGGGCATGA
- a CDS encoding AbrB/MazE/SpoVT family DNA-binding domain-containing protein, giving the protein MSWSDTSTMPKETRNLNEWEVGVTVVDCNGAYFGLEIGNADVSIGFDINTAGEYSITAQHIGSQSKVVKWGNSQSIHLPARLVAKYNLVTSRFVGKINDLEVVSIEAANFPSLPRFVTVTEVGISTRTMWCDSHKWALYKDFTVDASR; this is encoded by the coding sequence ATGAGTTGGAGCGATACTTCAACTATGCCGAAAGAGACGAGGAATTTGAATGAGTGGGAAGTCGGGGTGACCGTAGTTGACTGTAACGGTGCGTATTTTGGTTTGGAGATCGGAAATGCGGACGTGTCAATTGGTTTCGATATCAACACGGCAGGTGAGTATAGTATAACAGCGCAGCACATTGGGAGCCAGTCAAAGGTGGTCAAATGGGGGAATTCGCAGAGCATTCACTTACCAGCGAGGCTTGTAGCTAAATATAATTTAGTTACCTCTAGGTTCGTCGGAAAAATCAATGATCTTGAGGTTGTGTCTATTGAAGCCGCGAATTTTCCTAGTTTGCCTCGTTTTGTGACTGTTACCGAAGTGGGCATTTCAACTCGAACAATGTGGTGTGATTCACATAAGTGGGCGTTATATAAAGATTTTACAGTGGATGCATCGCGGTAG
- a CDS encoding DUF1036 domain-containing protein: protein MRLVWKRLCLTLCLCVLSTAAWGASVPIQVSNRSGQTLSVAVHYLNPQKQWVTEGWWVFEPGELSTLKGIETTNRYLYVYAEGTDDAVWDGRGEKDAVTLWVVDGKFKTLGNRKPAGTDPVQVLFSICDGGRQGTLLRPVQQVERVIPLPQTGKGGALPPLARNRPFTT from the coding sequence GTGCGCCTCGTCTGGAAACGCCTCTGCCTGACCCTCTGCCTCTGCGTCCTGTCCACGGCGGCATGGGGAGCCTCCGTGCCCATCCAGGTCTCCAACCGCTCCGGCCAGACCCTCTCGGTGGCGGTGCACTACCTGAACCCTCAGAAGCAGTGGGTCACCGAGGGATGGTGGGTCTTCGAACCCGGGGAACTCTCCACGCTGAAGGGCATCGAGACGACCAACCGCTACCTCTACGTCTACGCCGAGGGAACGGATGACGCGGTCTGGGACGGCCGGGGGGAAAAGGACGCCGTCACCCTCTGGGTGGTGGACGGAAAGTTCAAGACCCTGGGGAACCGCAAGCCCGCCGGGACCGATCCGGTACAGGTCCTCTTCTCCATCTGCGATGGTGGACGACAAGGGACTCTTCTACGTCCAGTTCAACAAGTAGAGCGGGTAATTCCGTTGCCACAAACGGGCAAAGGAGGGGCTCTCCCCCCCCTTGCCCGTAATCGTCCATTTACAACATGA